The following coding sequences lie in one Panicum virgatum strain AP13 chromosome 6N, P.virgatum_v5, whole genome shotgun sequence genomic window:
- the LOC120680208 gene encoding patatin-like protein 2 — protein sequence MAPVYAAEPGAQQGVLTLNPAAARQALSRGASAPGTPKSPPPAYGSIVTVLSIDGGGVRGIIPGTILAFLEAKLQELDGPDARVADYFDVVAGTSTGGLVTAMLTAPDKEGRPLFAAKDINDFYLRHSPKIFPARRGGLLGLVKSVALGPKYDGKYLHGIVRELLGDTKVSQALQNIVIPTFDIKLLQPTIFSRYDAMKDISKDALLSDVCIGTSAAPTYLPGHQFETKDKDGKPRAFNLIDGGVAANNPTLLAMTHVSKQILLGCKDFFPIKPADYGKFMVLSLGTGSAKVEEKFDAVESSKWGLLGWLHNKGTTPIIDCFSQASADLVDIHASVLFQALHSDDRYLRIQDDELKGDTSSVDVSTEENLNRLVDVGKALLKKPVGKMNVETGKNEPDGSRGTNEQELTRFAEMLVEERRARLQKKGNTPSQ from the exons ATGGCGCCCGTGTACGCCGCGGAGCCCGGCGCCCAGCAGGGCGTCCTGACTCTGAacccggcagcggcgcggcaggcGCTCAGCCGCGGCGCGTCCGCGCCGGGCACGCccaagtcgccgccgccggcgtacgGGAGCATCGTCACCGTGCTCagcatcgacggcggcggcgtgcgcgggatCATCCCGGGCACCATCCTCGCCTTCCTCGAGGCGAAGCTGCAGGAGCTGGACGGGCCGGACGCGAGGGTCGCGGACTACTTCGACGTCGTCGCCGGGACGAGCACCGGCGGGCTGGTCACCGCTATGCTCACGGCACCCGACAAGGAGGGCCGCCCGCTCTTCGCCGCCAAGGACATCAACGACTTCTACCTCCGGCACAGCCCCAAGATCTTCCCGGCCAGAAG GGGAGGCCTTCTGGGTCTCGTCAAGAGCGTCGCTCTGGGGCCCAAGTACGACGGCAAGTACCTCCATGGCATCGTCCGGGAGCTCCTCGGCGACACCAAGGTCAGCCAGGCGCTCCAGAACATCGTCATCCCCACCTTCGACATCAAGCTCCTCCAGCCAACCATCTTCTCCAGATACGAC GCCATGAAAGATATCTCCAAGGACGCTCTACTCTCCGACGTGTGCATCGGCACCTCCGCGGCGCCGACCTACCTCCCGGGGCACCAGTTCGAGACCAAGGACAAGGACGGCAAGCCCAGGGCCTTCAACCTCATTGATGGCGGCGTCGCCGCAAACAATCCG ACGCTGCTGGCGATGACGCACGTGAGCAAGCAGATCCTGCTGGGCTGCAAGGACTTCTTCCCGATCAAGCCGGCGGACTACGGCAAGTTCATGGTGCTGTCGCTGGGCACCGGCTCCGCCAAGGTCGAGGAGAAGTTCGACGCCGTGGAGTCCAGCAAGTGGGGGCTCCTGGGGTGGCTCCACAACAAGGGCACGACGCCGATCATCGACTGCTTCAGCCAGGCCAGCGCCGACCTTGTCGACATCCACGCCTCCGTGCTCTTCCAGGCGCTGCACTCCGACGACAGGTACCTCCGCATCCAGGACGACGAGCTCAAGGGCGACACCTCCTCCGTCGACGTCTCCACCGAGGAGAACCTGAACCGCCTCGTCGACGTCGGCAAGGCGCTGCTGAAGAAGCCGGTGGGTAAGATGAACGTCGAGACCGGCAAGAACGAGCCCGACGGGAGCAGGGGAACCAACGAGCAGGAGCTCACCCGTTTTGCCGAGATGCTCGTGGAGGAGCGCCGGGCCAGGCTCCAGAAGAAAGGCAACACGCCGTCACAGTAA